The Prochlorococcus marinus str. MIT 9301 genome segment TCAGATAAATTGTTTTTGATTCTTTTTTAAGATCGATTTTAAATTCTTGACCAGGTTCTAGACCTAATTTTTTGGTGTAGGCATGACCAATTAATAGATTCCCATTGCCATGAACTTTAGTTTTGAATTCCGTCTGTCTGCCTCTTGAAGCTCTATTACCATTTTTACCCTGACGACCATTTCCTATTTTGTAACCCTTAGCTTCAATAAGCGCCCTATAAAAACTTTTTCTTAAGATTCTTCCACTAGGACCTACGTACCCACAACTTTTGGCAATCTCATCTTCAGATTTTTTACTTAATAATTTTGCTTTTTCAAGAAGTTCTTTTCCTTCTAGCATTATCTGACAAATTTCTAATTATATATTCTTACTAAAAAGGAGAACTGTGGCAATACAAATTAATAAAAAATATATTTAATTTTTAAAATATATTTTTTTATAAAAGATACAAAATAATAAATAAAATAACCCATATTCCATCTACAAAATGCCAGTACAATTCAACAGCTTCCAAAGGGAACATATTTTGACTTGTTAATCTTCCGCTCTTGATTCTCGATTGCCAAGCAATAATTAAAATCATTAAAGTTCCTAAAGTGACGTGTAATCCATGAAAACCAGTAAGAGCATAAAAAGTACTTGCAAATAAATTATCGGTTAATCCAAAAGGTAAATGAAAATATTCAAATAATTGACATATTAAAAATATAATTCCAAGAAAAGCAGTAAAAAATAACCATTTTTGGGATTCAGAGTTTTTATCTTTTAAAAGTGCTTTGCCGGCTTTATGGAAAGTTGCACTACTAACAAGTAACAAAATTGTATTGAGTGTAGGTATTGGGAGTTCTAATTCATAAATAGCACCATCAGGTAATGGATTTACTGCTTTGTATGTTAAATAAGCAGCAAAGAATCCAGCAAAAGTCATTCCATCCGCAATTAGGAAAGTTATAAGACCAAACATTCTGAAGTCTTCATGTGTTTCGTTGACTTCAGAATTATTTTTTTGAATTTCTTTTGAGCTATCAAGAGTTGTCATATGTTTTTATTTTAGTTCAGAAATTTCCTTACCATAACCATAGGGTTCTTCAACTAATGGAGCTTCTCCTTCCCAATTTTCAACTGGAGGTGGAGAAGATGTTAACCACTCAGGTGTAAGAGCATTCCAAGGGTTATCTCCAGCATCTTTTCCATTTCTCACACTAAGGAATACATTAATTAAAAAAGGAATTGTACTTATAGCCATCAAAAGAGCCCCAAGGCTACTAATTTGATTAACGAACTGGAATTGAGGATCATATTCTGCAACTCTTCTTGGCATTCCATTTAAACCAAGCCAATGTTGAGGAGCAAAGCACAAGTTAAATCCAATAAAAGTAATGATAAAATGTAAAATTCCTAATTTTTCATTGAGCATTTTTCCAGTTACTTTGGGGAACCAATGATAAATTGAAGAGAAAATAATGAAGACAGTCCCTCCATAAACTATGTAATGAAAATGGGCGACAACAAAATAGGTATCATGTACGTGAATATCGAAAGGTACCTGTGCCAAAGCAACTCCTGTAATACCTCCAAAAACGAAATTTATAATAAATCCACAAGAGAATAACATTGCACTATTTATGGAAATTTTTCCTCCCCATAATGTTGCAACCCAATTAAAAAATTTTATACCCGTTGGAACAGCGATAAATGCTGTGGCAATTGTAAAGAACAATCTCATCCAAGGGGGCGTTCCACTTGTAAACATGTGATGCGCCCAAACAACTAGACCTAAAACTACTATCCCCATTATTGAAAAAACCATTGTTGTATATCCGAAAAGTGGTTTTCTAGCATGTACAGGAAGTATTTCACTAACTAAACCAAAGGCTGGAAGGACCATAATGTATACAGCTGGATGAGAATAAAACCAAAATAAATGCTGATAAACTACGACATTGCCTCCTAAAACAGGATTGAAAAACCCAGTATTAGCAATGATATCGAAGCTAAGAAGAATTAAAGTGCCTGCTAAAACAGGAGTTGACAAAACAACTAATAGACTTGTTCCAAGCATTGCCCAACAATACATTGGCAATTGCATTAGTTTTAATCCTGGCCTTCTTAATTTGATAATGGTGGCTATAAAGTTTATTCCACCAAATATAGAACTGCCTCCAAGTAATAGAACGCTCAGAATCCAAATAATTTGTCCAGATTGAGGAGTAGTTATGCTTAAAGGTGGATAAGCCGTCCATCCAGCCTGAGCAGCACCCTCAACAAAATAGCTTGCTACCAACATCAAACCTGAAGGAGGAATTAACCAAAAAGCTACGGCATTTAATCTTGGGAATGCCATATCTCTCGCGCCTACATAAAATGGAATTAAATAATTTCCAAAAGCACCGTTTACTACTGGCACTATCCAAAGGAATATCATTATTGTTCCGTGTAAAGTTAAAACTTGGTTATAAACATCTCTTGGCATGAAATCAGACATTGGACTGGCTAGTTCAATTCTTATAGCGCTCGCTAAGCTTCCTCCTATTAAATAGAAGAGGAAACCACAAACCAAATATTGTATCCCAATTACTTTATGATCAAGGCTAAAACTAAAGTATCTAAGCCAGCCTTTAGGTTGAAGGCTTTCATTATTAGTTTTTTGTGGATCAATTGATATTGTCATAAATTTACCTCAGGTTTTTTATTTTTGTTAAACCATTCGTTGTAATCAGATTCTTCTTCAACAATTATGGAGGCTCTCATCCCTCCATGATATGGGCCACATAATTCTGCGCAAATTATCGGATATTTTCCTACTTTTGTAGGAGTGAAATTTAGAATAGTAGGTTGCCCAGGAATAATATCCTGTTTAATTCTGAACTCTGGCACCCAAAAAGCATGAATGACATCTTTGGATTCCATCTTCATTGATACTTTTTGATCAACAGGAACGTGTAGTTCTCCTGATATGAAATTGCCCTTGGGATAATTGAATAGAAATGCAAATTGCATAGCTGAAACTTCAATTGATAAATTATTTATTGCTATTTCATTATCAGAAGTTTGACTTATTCCAGCCCATATTTTTTCAGAATTAGAACTCATCATTTCGTGGTTATGATTTAGTTCTTTCATACCTCCCATTCGATCGTAGATGTTGTAGCTATATAAACCTATTAACAAAACAATTATTGAAGGAATAATTGTCCATACAATTTCTAAGCTTAAATTTCCCTCTAAAGCTATACCATCACCTATCTGATCATTTCTTTTCCTAAATCTAAATAAGCTATAAATAACAGCTATTGTCATTCCTATAAAAATAATTAATCCAATGATGAAAAGAATTTTAAAAAGTTCATCGTAAATTGGTGCATTAATACTTGCTTCCGTTGGGAGCAAATTTACATTAAAACCAATCCAAAAAGATATAGCAAAAACAAGTGAAATAGTTAGTATTAAATAAATGTTTTTATTTAACAATTGATCTCAAAAAATATGTTTTTATATTTTCAAGATATTCAATTTTTTTAATCCTGCATCCTTTGTTAATAGAAAAACATTTAAATTCACAACTTCTTAAGATTTAGGAAATAAAAGACGTATTATTAATAACTTTTTAGAGTTAATTGTCAGGGAAAAAAGATTAAATTAGAAAATTATTTTTTAAATTAAACATATTAATTTTTAATTAATGTTTGGTTTTT includes the following:
- a CDS encoding AbrB family transcriptional regulator, whose protein sequence is MLEGKELLEKAKLLSKKSEDEIAKSCGYVGPSGRILRKSFYRALIEAKGYKIGNGRQGKNGNRASRGRQTEFKTKVHGNGNLLIGHAYTKKLGLEPGQEFKIDLKKESKTIYLIPLN
- a CDS encoding cytochrome c oxidase subunit 3; the encoded protein is MTTLDSSKEIQKNNSEVNETHEDFRMFGLITFLIADGMTFAGFFAAYLTYKAVNPLPDGAIYELELPIPTLNTILLLVSSATFHKAGKALLKDKNSESQKWLFFTAFLGIIFLICQLFEYFHLPFGLTDNLFASTFYALTGFHGLHVTLGTLMILIIAWQSRIKSGRLTSQNMFPLEAVELYWHFVDGIWVILFIILYLL
- the ctaD gene encoding cytochrome c oxidase subunit I, giving the protein MTISIDPQKTNNESLQPKGWLRYFSFSLDHKVIGIQYLVCGFLFYLIGGSLASAIRIELASPMSDFMPRDVYNQVLTLHGTIMIFLWIVPVVNGAFGNYLIPFYVGARDMAFPRLNAVAFWLIPPSGLMLVASYFVEGAAQAGWTAYPPLSITTPQSGQIIWILSVLLLGGSSIFGGINFIATIIKLRRPGLKLMQLPMYCWAMLGTSLLVVLSTPVLAGTLILLSFDIIANTGFFNPVLGGNVVVYQHLFWFYSHPAVYIMVLPAFGLVSEILPVHARKPLFGYTTMVFSIMGIVVLGLVVWAHHMFTSGTPPWMRLFFTIATAFIAVPTGIKFFNWVATLWGGKISINSAMLFSCGFIINFVFGGITGVALAQVPFDIHVHDTYFVVAHFHYIVYGGTVFIIFSSIYHWFPKVTGKMLNEKLGILHFIITFIGFNLCFAPQHWLGLNGMPRRVAEYDPQFQFVNQISSLGALLMAISTIPFLINVFLSVRNGKDAGDNPWNALTPEWLTSSPPPVENWEGEAPLVEEPYGYGKEISELK
- the coxB gene encoding cytochrome c oxidase subunit II, which translates into the protein MLNKNIYLILTISLVFAISFWIGFNVNLLPTEASINAPIYDELFKILFIIGLIIFIGMTIAVIYSLFRFRKRNDQIGDGIALEGNLSLEIVWTIIPSIIVLLIGLYSYNIYDRMGGMKELNHNHEMMSSNSEKIWAGISQTSDNEIAINNLSIEVSAMQFAFLFNYPKGNFISGELHVPVDQKVSMKMESKDVIHAFWVPEFRIKQDIIPGQPTILNFTPTKVGKYPIICAELCGPYHGGMRASIIVEEESDYNEWFNKNKKPEVNL